From the genome of Deltaproteobacteria bacterium:
AACTTTGTTCCATCGGAGACCGAGCGCTCGCCGGCCGACGCGCCGGTGCCGTTTCGCTTCACGCCGCTCAAAACTGCCCCGCGTGAGTACCGCATGGACATGGTTTCGGCCCAGGATTCCATGGCCTGGGAAACCCAAGGTCATCTTACCGACCGCGCTACCGAACATCTCGGCGTCGGCGATGAAGGCGTCATCGAATTACGCAAGCTTCTCAAAGAACAGATCGAACGCGTGCAGCAGGGACTCGAACCGATCGGTATCATCCGCGATGCCGCGAAAAACCAAGTCATCGATCTGGGCGTCATCAACGAACGTATCGGTCTGTTTGCCAAAGAAAATCATTGTCCGAACCACACTGATTCCTAAGCCTTCAAAATAATCGTCAAGGCGCATTTCGATCTCGGCACTCACGCCGAAGTCGTTAACGCTTAAACATTCCAGACCTAACATAAGTTCCTAATTTTATTGCAAATTTTGGCGCTTCTCGCTTGCGCGGACGGGACTTGTTCGATTATGATCGGGAACAACGCAGTGAGCGCAAAAGTTCGTGAAAGCTGCCGATACTAATTAGTATGGGTCATTTTCTAAGGAGAAAGTCATGTTGACCAGAGAAGAAAATGAAACGCTTACCAGGGTCGGTCCAGGGACACCGGGCGGCGAATTGTTGCGCCGCTATTGGTTTCCAGTCGGCGTCGCCAGTGAATTGACGCCGGAGAGTCCGACCCAGATTGTAAAAATTCTCGGCGAAACTTTGGTGCTGTTTCGCGACAAAAGCGGCAACGTCGGTTTGCTTGAAGATCGCTGCTCCCATCGCGGCGTGTCGTTGAGCTATGGCCGGGTCGAAGCACGCGGCATCGCATGCGCGTATCATGGCTGGCTCTATGACACCAAAGGCAGTTGTCTGGAGACACCGGCGGAGCCCTGCGAGAGCAAGTTCCGTTTGACGGTGAAGCAGAGGGCTTATCCGGTGCAAAAACTGGTCGGCCTTTACTGGGCTTACCTCGGCCCGTTGCCGGCGCCGCTGATTACCAACTTCGATGTGTGGTTCCGCAAGGACGGCCATCGGAAAATTTTTATTCAGCCGCAGCTCGATTGTAATTGGGTACAACCGATGGAAAATTCCATGGACCCGGCGCATTTGCAGATTCTCCATCAAGACACCGCCAATCGCGGCCGGCCCATCGAAGACAGCACCCGCGGTCTTACCGACGACGTGGCGGAATTCGATTTCTATGAGACTTCTTATGGGTTGATGAAGCGGCGTACTTATAAAAACGGCATGATCGACGAACATCCGGTGCTGTTCCCGAACATCTTGCGCCAGGGCAACGTCGGCCAAATTCGCGTGCCGATGGACGATACCCACACGAAGGTTTACTTCGTGCGCTTTTTTCCGACCCAAAACGGCGAGATCGTCGAGAACGACGAGCCACCGGTGGAATACATCCCATCGTATAAAAATCCGCCGGATCAAGTACATCCGTTCACGCGTTTCCGCATGGACATGGTGCAAGCTCAGGATCACATGGCGTGGGAGACCCAAGGGCCGATCTGCGACCGCACCCAGGAACGGCTGACCTCCACCGATCGCGGCGTGATTCTGCTGCGCGAAGTGATGTTTCGCGAGATGAAAAAAGTTCAGCAGGGACTGGACCCGATGGGCGTGATTCGCGATCCGGCGAACAATCCGTTCATCGATACGCATTTGCTCGAATCCATCGAACAGGGCGGCTACGATCGCGCGCCGCGCGCGGTCAATCAATAATCTGTCCAGGTTGCGCGCCAGTTCGCGTAACCTGGAATTTCAGATTACAAATTTCAGATCTCAGATCTCGGAAGCGTTGCGCGACTCGGCCTTTCCGCTTGCGCTCTTGCCATCAACGGCGGGCGAGATTATGATCCACTCGCTTCGGCGTTTTTGAAATTCAATTTTACGCGAGGAACTACTTATGGCCGATCTTTCCAAACTTCGTGAGCTGGTGGCGC
Proteins encoded in this window:
- a CDS encoding aromatic ring-hydroxylating dioxygenase subunit alpha produces the protein MLTREENETLTRVGPGTPGGELLRRYWFPVGVASELTPESPTQIVKILGETLVLFRDKSGNVGLLEDRCSHRGVSLSYGRVEARGIACAYHGWLYDTKGSCLETPAEPCESKFRLTVKQRAYPVQKLVGLYWAYLGPLPAPLITNFDVWFRKDGHRKIFIQPQLDCNWVQPMENSMDPAHLQILHQDTANRGRPIEDSTRGLTDDVAEFDFYETSYGLMKRRTYKNGMIDEHPVLFPNILRQGNVGQIRVPMDDTHTKVYFVRFFPTQNGEIVENDEPPVEYIPSYKNPPDQVHPFTRFRMDMVQAQDHMAWETQGPICDRTQERLTSTDRGVILLREVMFREMKKVQQGLDPMGVIRDPANNPFIDTHLLESIEQGGYDRAPRAVNQ